The following proteins come from a genomic window of Pirellula staleyi DSM 6068:
- a CDS encoding TIGR04222 domain-containing membrane protein, whose amino-acid sequence MTTGCEAELWRKIEAFELDDPQADYPFSARLAHENGWTRAFALRAIREYKRFVFLCMTSADPPCPSEQVDEVWHLHLTFTRSYWTDFCAGVLGRPLHHNPTRGGRDEHAKHVLMYEQTLADYRARFHCEPPAEIWPATSVRFGSDTQHRKVNLSRNWVLPNPLARLMAQLRRRRTKISLVAAVAILPIFAAIPNPLDLTGPQFLTLYFSCFAVAVVLGWIARRTLLPAAKNDLSSPMSPLADSSLLSPVEIAQLARGKRGAIATVACQLMADDVLRLQKDETTLLGMSISSTSKIVAGEGKLSPDAWENRVATLLLNEEQVTQQKIDTAVGDALERVEAGLVNRGLVYEPHETFPARFIPAGIMGLVFALGAAKLVVGLMRDKPVGFLAIALGLTGIAIYFFVRNIRRSRAGDELIKRLTAENAALKSLATQSGISPATGAVSSDLAFAVALFGTTALAGTAFGGLSSWERHAFGNVSSDVSSGCSSGCSGGSGCGGGGGCGGSGCGGCGGD is encoded by the coding sequence ATGACGACTGGCTGCGAAGCGGAATTGTGGCGAAAAATCGAGGCTTTTGAACTCGACGACCCGCAGGCCGACTACCCCTTCAGTGCTCGTTTGGCCCACGAAAATGGCTGGACGCGGGCGTTTGCCCTGCGAGCGATCCGCGAGTACAAGCGGTTCGTGTTTCTGTGCATGACGTCGGCAGACCCGCCATGCCCGTCGGAACAAGTCGACGAAGTTTGGCACCTGCATCTCACCTTCACACGGTCTTATTGGACCGACTTTTGCGCCGGTGTGCTCGGGCGCCCACTGCATCACAACCCAACACGGGGCGGACGTGATGAGCATGCCAAGCATGTGCTGATGTACGAGCAGACCTTGGCCGACTATCGCGCCAGGTTTCATTGCGAGCCACCAGCCGAGATCTGGCCGGCAACGAGCGTTCGCTTTGGCAGCGACACACAGCATCGGAAAGTAAATCTCTCGCGTAATTGGGTGCTTCCCAATCCACTGGCTAGGCTGATGGCTCAGCTGAGGCGTCGACGTACCAAAATCAGCTTGGTGGCTGCTGTCGCCATCTTGCCAATCTTCGCTGCAATCCCCAATCCACTCGACCTCACCGGTCCACAGTTTCTCACGCTCTATTTCAGCTGCTTCGCCGTTGCGGTTGTGTTGGGGTGGATCGCGCGTCGCACGCTTCTTCCCGCTGCGAAAAACGATCTCAGTTCGCCAATGTCGCCACTTGCAGATTCGTCGCTGCTATCGCCGGTCGAGATTGCCCAACTTGCTCGTGGCAAACGCGGAGCCATCGCCACGGTCGCGTGTCAGCTGATGGCCGACGATGTGCTGCGGCTGCAAAAAGACGAGACAACGCTCCTTGGCATGTCGATCTCGAGCACTTCGAAAATCGTCGCCGGCGAAGGCAAATTGAGCCCCGACGCCTGGGAAAACCGCGTCGCCACGCTGCTCCTGAATGAAGAGCAGGTGACACAACAAAAGATCGACACCGCTGTCGGCGATGCGCTCGAACGTGTCGAAGCTGGACTGGTCAATCGCGGCCTGGTGTACGAGCCACACGAGACCTTTCCGGCTCGCTTCATCCCAGCGGGGATCATGGGACTGGTCTTTGCCTTGGGAGCGGCCAAGCTTGTCGTTGGTCTCATGCGCGATAAGCCGGTGGGGTTCTTGGCGATAGCGCTGGGACTGACCGGGATCGCCATCTATTTCTTCGTACGCAATATCCGCCGCTCTCGAGCTGGTGATGAGCTGATCAAGAGACTGACCGCAGAAAACGCCGCACTGAAGAGTTTGGCAACGCAGTCGGGGATCTCGCCCGCAACGGGTGCGGTCAGCAGCGACCTCGCTTTTGCGGTGGCACTGTTTGGCACCACAGCGCTCGCCGGAACCGCCTTCGGGGGACTCAGCAGCTGGGAACGCCACGCGTTCGGCAATGTAAGTAGTGATGTCTCCAGCGGCTGTTCATCTGGATGTAGCGGTGGCAGTGGCTGCGGAGGAGGAGGGGGCTGTGGTGGAAGCGGCTGCGGCGGGTGCGGAGGCGACTAG
- a CDS encoding homoserine dehydrogenase, which yields MQVTKVALVGMGTVGTGVVRLLYDQGDRTARHAGQILWLEEVVVHDLKKGREVQLPKGLISDDLARITDNPEIKVVAHLVGGLEPARTILLQLLEAGKDVVTANKALLAEHGPELFDRARELGRSIAFDAAVAGGIPIITNIGQCFSANQIQSLRGILNGTSNFIVSQMEEQGADYAAALAEAQKRGFAEADPTMDVDGSDAAQKLAILAHLAFGARVHWTEIPRVGIDKLDPADLKYAKELGYRIKLIAVAQLQPGGLELHVSPTLVKVGTPLAEVRQAFNAISVVGDAVGPVFFHGLGAGQMPTASAVVADMIDTAVGRTQITFRTLELWSQKEAAVKMLDHDELTGRYYLRFTVEDRPGVLAEIAGVLGKHGISIASVIQHEAKGSGVNRVVPLVIMTYQAREGDARKAVEAISQLTSVKAPCVRMRVLDGTSES from the coding sequence ATGCAAGTCACTAAAGTAGCCCTGGTTGGCATGGGAACCGTCGGAACCGGCGTTGTTCGCCTGCTCTACGATCAGGGGGATCGCACCGCCCGACATGCCGGCCAGATCTTGTGGCTCGAAGAAGTGGTGGTGCACGACCTGAAGAAGGGGCGTGAAGTCCAGCTACCCAAAGGACTTATCTCCGACGATCTGGCCCGCATTACCGACAATCCCGAGATCAAAGTAGTCGCCCATCTTGTGGGTGGTTTGGAGCCAGCTCGTACGATCCTGCTGCAGCTGCTCGAAGCGGGCAAGGATGTAGTTACTGCCAACAAGGCACTGCTGGCCGAACATGGCCCCGAGCTATTCGACCGCGCTCGCGAACTCGGCCGATCGATCGCCTTCGACGCCGCTGTGGCGGGGGGCATTCCGATCATCACCAACATTGGTCAATGTTTTTCGGCCAATCAGATCCAAAGTTTGCGTGGAATCCTTAACGGCACCAGCAATTTCATTGTCTCGCAAATGGAAGAGCAGGGGGCCGATTACGCCGCCGCTCTGGCCGAGGCCCAAAAACGGGGTTTTGCCGAAGCCGACCCCACCATGGATGTCGACGGCAGCGATGCAGCCCAGAAACTTGCCATTCTGGCGCACCTCGCCTTTGGTGCCCGCGTGCACTGGACCGAGATTCCCCGCGTCGGCATCGATAAACTCGATCCAGCCGACTTGAAGTATGCCAAGGAGCTTGGCTACCGCATTAAGCTGATCGCTGTTGCGCAGCTACAACCCGGTGGACTCGAATTGCATGTCTCACCGACACTCGTGAAAGTCGGCACGCCACTGGCCGAAGTCCGTCAGGCGTTCAACGCCATCAGCGTCGTGGGGGACGCCGTCGGTCCGGTCTTCTTCCACGGCCTTGGCGCCGGCCAGATGCCGACCGCATCCGCCGTGGTAGCCGACATGATCGACACCGCCGTTGGACGGACGCAGATCACCTTCCGCACGCTCGAGCTGTGGTCGCAAAAAGAAGCGGCTGTCAAAATGCTCGACCACGACGAACTCACCGGACGCTATTACCTGCGATTCACCGTCGAAGACCGCCCGGGTGTTTTGGCAGAGATCGCCGGCGTGCTCGGCAAGCATGGCATTTCAATTGCCAGCGTGATTCAGCACGAGGCGAAGGGGAGTGGTGTCAACCGCGTTGTTCC
- the lpxD gene encoding UDP-3-O-(3-hydroxymyristoyl)glucosamine N-acyltransferase translates to MNLTLAQLADLVDGTLSGDSSLEITGAATLSAARPGDITLCDSPKLAPQLARCPAAAVVVSDNYQPTDRPTITVASVHGAFAKIVAHYRPLPVVSYSGVHPAAYVSPTAQLADNVEVHPHASIGNHCVIGSGTVIHSGVRVLDGTTIGDNCTLFPNVVLYENTILGNRVMIHSGSVIGAFGFGYSTKGGEHHRSAQLGYVEIEDDVEVGACTTIDRGTYGPTLIGRGSKIDNQVQIAHNVRLGTFNLVCSQVGMAGSCSTGDYVVLAGQVGVRDHVHVGSRAVIGAKGGVMGDIPEDGRFFGIPVTEEKQQFSSLSIFHRLPELRKQLIEVKRDVSKLMRDREQASIPGDTPMSSDLGPKSEAA, encoded by the coding sequence ATGAACCTCACGCTTGCGCAACTAGCGGACCTGGTCGATGGAACTCTCAGCGGCGATTCGTCGCTCGAAATCACCGGAGCAGCCACGCTCTCGGCTGCTCGACCGGGCGACATCACCCTCTGCGATTCTCCCAAATTGGCCCCTCAGCTAGCTCGCTGCCCCGCAGCTGCTGTTGTGGTTTCCGACAACTATCAGCCCACCGATCGCCCCACGATAACCGTGGCCAGCGTGCATGGTGCTTTTGCCAAAATCGTGGCGCACTATCGCCCCTTGCCGGTCGTCAGCTACTCGGGTGTGCATCCAGCAGCGTACGTCAGTCCCACCGCTCAACTTGCGGATAACGTGGAAGTTCACCCCCACGCCTCGATCGGCAACCATTGCGTAATTGGCAGCGGAACGGTGATTCATAGCGGCGTGCGTGTTCTCGATGGCACCACCATCGGCGACAACTGCACTCTCTTCCCGAACGTTGTCCTTTACGAGAACACAATTCTCGGCAACCGCGTGATGATTCACAGCGGCTCGGTCATTGGCGCTTTCGGTTTTGGCTATTCCACCAAAGGTGGCGAGCATCATCGATCGGCTCAGCTGGGGTATGTCGAAATCGAAGATGATGTCGAAGTCGGCGCTTGCACCACGATCGATCGCGGAACCTACGGCCCGACGCTGATCGGACGGGGCTCGAAAATCGATAACCAAGTACAAATCGCCCACAATGTGCGGCTGGGAACGTTCAACCTCGTCTGCTCGCAGGTCGGGATGGCTGGCAGCTGCTCGACCGGCGATTACGTGGTGCTGGCAGGTCAGGTGGGAGTACGCGATCACGTGCATGTCGGTTCCCGCGCGGTCATCGGGGCCAAAGGTGGCGTGATGGGCGATATTCCCGAAGATGGCCGCTTTTTCGGCATTCCGGTGACGGAAGAAAAGCAGCAGTTCTCGAGCCTCTCGATCTTCCACCGCTTGCCCGAACTACGTAAGCAGCTGATCGAAGTGAAACGCGACGTTTCGAAGCTGATGCGCGATCGTGAGCAAGCTTCCATTCCTGGCGATACCCCGATGTCGAGCGATCTCGGGCCGAAGTCAGAAGCTGCGTAA
- the trpD gene encoding anthranilate phosphoribosyltransferase, translated as MLLEAIERVERGEHLSQPEMREVVSLLMLGRASDLEIERLLLGLRAKGEAADEIAGAAAAMRDHMVPIRHSRPVVIDTCGTGGDGSGTFNISTAAAIVTAASGVAVAKHGNRSISSRSGSADVLAVLGIKVDAPVEVVEHCFEELGICFCFAVHLHPAMKHVGPTRKRLAVPTIFNLLGPLCNPAGAPFQVLGVGKPHLRPLLASAIARLGTRHSLVVSGDDGLDEVTLETTTRVSEVQGDSSSGGAEVTERTLEPEKFGLPRAGKETMQIDGPEGSAKIIAAILEGERGACRDVVVLNAAAALWTSGIDRSELVCAEIAAESIDSGKAKKLLAQWQSMSHRAS; from the coding sequence ATGCTTTTGGAGGCGATTGAGCGAGTGGAGCGTGGCGAGCATCTCTCGCAGCCTGAAATGCGTGAGGTAGTTTCGCTGTTGATGCTAGGACGCGCCAGCGACCTCGAAATCGAGCGATTGCTTTTGGGACTCCGCGCCAAAGGGGAAGCAGCCGACGAAATCGCCGGCGCTGCTGCCGCCATGCGCGATCACATGGTTCCCATTCGCCACTCCAGGCCGGTGGTGATCGACACTTGCGGCACTGGGGGGGATGGAAGTGGCACGTTCAACATCAGCACTGCGGCGGCGATCGTCACTGCGGCGAGCGGTGTCGCGGTCGCCAAGCATGGGAACCGGAGTATCAGCAGCCGCTCGGGCTCGGCCGATGTTCTGGCGGTGCTTGGGATCAAGGTCGATGCTCCGGTCGAGGTTGTCGAGCATTGCTTTGAAGAACTCGGCATCTGTTTTTGTTTTGCTGTCCATCTGCATCCGGCGATGAAGCATGTCGGGCCGACACGCAAGCGGCTGGCAGTTCCCACGATCTTCAATTTGCTCGGACCGCTCTGTAATCCGGCGGGCGCGCCGTTTCAGGTGCTCGGCGTGGGTAAACCTCATTTGCGGCCACTTTTGGCAAGCGCCATCGCTCGGCTCGGCACTCGACATTCGCTGGTGGTAAGTGGCGATGATGGTCTCGACGAAGTGACCCTCGAAACCACCACGCGCGTGAGTGAAGTGCAAGGGGATTCCTCGAGCGGCGGAGCGGAGGTGACTGAGCGAACGCTCGAGCCCGAGAAGTTTGGACTGCCGCGAGCTGGCAAAGAAACGATGCAAATCGACGGCCCCGAAGGCTCGGCCAAGATCATCGCTGCGATTTTGGAAGGGGAGCGAGGTGCGTGCCGCGATGTAGTGGTGCTCAACGCTGCTGCGGCACTCTGGACCAGCGGCATCGATCGGTCGGAACTCGTCTGTGCCGAGATCGCCGCCGAATCGATCGACAGCGGAAAGGCCAAAAAACTACTCGCGCAGTGGCAATCGATGAGCCACCGCGCGAGTTAG
- a CDS encoding DUF1080 domain-containing protein produces the protein MRFATSLVLVLLLSTAQLALAADPPAGKKNLVATDLTQVDAHFALQGEYAGTAWWPNYGYVHAGLQVVAYGDGKFEAAMLRGGLPGAGWDLSPRLTFQGTRAGDSVSFTSGDLKIVVGESAAEVFSAGGNSVGKLAKASRKSPSEGLQPPSNARILFSGNETSAFEKAKVTPDGLLLAGFQTKQPVGDFRLHVEFRTPYMPYAKGQARGNSGVYIQTRYEVQVLDSFGLEGIENECGSLYRQKRPDLNMCLPPLAWQTYDIYFSQPKWSADGKTKLANARITVIHNGVPVHWHREIIAKTGGGKVEAPTLLPINFQDHGNPVAFRNLWIVDGQGDWAAPSGQTAGRGRLLRWLRPRCR, from the coding sequence ATGCGTTTCGCTACTTCCCTCGTACTCGTGCTACTGCTATCCACCGCGCAGCTCGCCTTGGCTGCTGATCCCCCGGCCGGTAAGAAAAACCTGGTTGCCACCGACCTGACGCAGGTCGATGCCCATTTCGCGCTGCAGGGGGAATATGCCGGAACCGCCTGGTGGCCGAACTACGGCTACGTTCATGCCGGCCTCCAAGTGGTCGCTTATGGCGATGGCAAGTTCGAAGCTGCGATGCTGCGTGGTGGTCTTCCAGGAGCAGGCTGGGACTTGTCCCCTCGTCTCACTTTCCAAGGGACGCGCGCCGGTGACTCGGTTAGCTTCACGTCGGGCGATTTGAAAATCGTCGTCGGCGAATCGGCAGCAGAAGTCTTCTCGGCGGGTGGCAACAGCGTGGGCAAGCTTGCGAAAGCATCGCGTAAAAGCCCTTCGGAAGGACTTCAGCCCCCTTCAAACGCACGAATTCTGTTCTCGGGCAACGAGACGAGTGCCTTCGAAAAAGCCAAGGTCACTCCCGATGGACTCTTGCTCGCCGGCTTTCAGACCAAGCAGCCCGTTGGCGACTTCCGCCTGCATGTTGAGTTTCGTACGCCTTACATGCCATACGCCAAAGGACAAGCTCGCGGCAATAGCGGCGTCTATATCCAAACGCGCTATGAAGTGCAGGTGCTCGACTCGTTTGGTCTCGAAGGGATCGAGAACGAGTGTGGAAGCCTCTACCGGCAGAAACGTCCCGATCTGAACATGTGCCTTCCACCTCTGGCCTGGCAAACCTACGACATCTATTTCTCGCAACCGAAATGGTCGGCCGATGGAAAGACCAAACTGGCCAATGCTCGCATCACCGTGATCCATAACGGCGTGCCGGTGCACTGGCATCGCGAGATCATTGCGAAAACTGGTGGTGGAAAAGTAGAAGCACCCACGCTGCTGCCGATCAACTTCCAGGATCACGGAAATCCGGTTGCGTTTCGCAACCTCTGGATTGTCGATGGCCAAGGCGATTGGGCCGCTCCCAGTGGTCAAACGGCTGGCCGCGGGAGGCTGCTTCGATGGCTTCGTCCACGCTGTCGATAA
- a CDS encoding SMP-30/gluconolactonase/LRE family protein → MNLARPFFATMLALLGTLSLSSLALAAETIPNIGPKGEVKKLHGDLQFTEGPTSDGKGNLYFSDIPANKIYKLSADNKLDLFLEPSGHTNGLMIAPGNKLYASEMDGRLISIDLATKAVTALAATYEGNRFNAPNDLVIDQAGGVYFTDPRFRAPMPWPQGKEAFYYRDAKGTVTRLGDNLPAPNGVILSPDEKTLYIIPSMQKQMMAYPVEAPGKLGEGKVFCELLQKDPAGNGGGDGLTIDTAGNLYITSALGVQVFSAAGKHLGTIEFPEQPANCTFGGPDNKTLYVTARTGLYAVEMQAQGHVFPGPK, encoded by the coding sequence ATGAATCTCGCGCGACCTTTTTTCGCGACCATGCTCGCCCTGCTGGGAACCCTCAGCCTCAGTTCACTCGCGCTTGCCGCTGAAACGATCCCCAATATCGGTCCCAAAGGTGAAGTGAAGAAGCTGCATGGCGACCTGCAGTTCACCGAAGGCCCCACGAGCGACGGCAAGGGAAACCTCTACTTCAGCGACATTCCGGCCAACAAGATCTATAAACTGAGCGCCGACAACAAGCTCGACCTGTTCCTCGAGCCCTCGGGGCACACCAACGGCCTGATGATCGCGCCGGGCAACAAACTCTATGCCTCGGAGATGGATGGCCGCCTGATCTCGATCGACCTGGCGACCAAAGCAGTCACCGCGCTCGCCGCCACCTACGAAGGGAATCGCTTTAACGCTCCCAACGATCTGGTGATCGATCAAGCAGGCGGGGTCTACTTCACCGACCCGCGCTTCCGCGCACCGATGCCTTGGCCGCAAGGAAAAGAAGCTTTCTACTATCGCGATGCTAAGGGGACCGTCACACGACTCGGCGATAATCTCCCCGCTCCCAACGGCGTGATTCTCTCGCCCGACGAAAAGACGCTCTACATCATCCCCAGCATGCAAAAACAGATGATGGCCTACCCGGTCGAAGCCCCCGGCAAGCTTGGCGAAGGGAAAGTCTTTTGCGAACTCTTGCAAAAAGATCCCGCAGGCAACGGCGGTGGCGATGGACTGACGATTGATACCGCAGGCAACCTCTACATCACATCGGCCCTCGGCGTGCAAGTGTTTAGCGCCGCTGGTAAGCACCTCGGTACGATCGAATTCCCCGAGCAGCCCGCGAACTGCACCTTCGGCGGACCCGATAATAAGACCCTCTACGTCACCGCTCGCACCGGTCTCTACGCCGTCGAAATGCAGGCCCAAGGGCACGTTTTTCCAGGTCCTAAGTAA
- the lpxI gene encoding UDP-2,3-diacylglucosamine diphosphatase LpxI (LpxI, functionally equivalent to LpxH, replaces it in LPS biosynthesis in a minority of bacteria.): MTLRLFDEHRPEPDSIGLMAGWGTFPVVVARALKAAGHTVSCVGLAGHADPILEKICDHYLPCPVARLGQHIRFLKRHDVRRATLAGKLFKDRLLLQKMGWLSLLPDFRTIRAFAPIYFFGRRNRNDDTLMNVVVDEFARDGIELAPATDFSPELLVKHGLLTRRKPSAAELADIRYGWQVAKEMGRIDIGQSVAVKGRVVVAVEAIEGTDSCIRRAGQLCPQGGFTVVKVAKPQQDMRFDVPTIGKLTIETMIAAGAKVLAIEAGKTILLDEPEVAALANKHGLSIISLHDSDALQDAA; this comes from the coding sequence ATGACGCTGCGACTCTTTGACGAACATCGCCCCGAGCCCGATTCGATCGGTCTGATGGCTGGCTGGGGAACGTTTCCCGTGGTGGTGGCGCGGGCACTCAAAGCAGCGGGACACACCGTTTCGTGCGTGGGACTGGCGGGTCATGCCGATCCGATTTTGGAAAAAATCTGCGATCATTATCTCCCCTGCCCCGTCGCTCGTCTCGGCCAGCACATTCGCTTCCTGAAGCGGCACGATGTTCGCCGCGCTACGCTGGCTGGCAAGCTTTTTAAAGATCGCCTGCTGCTCCAAAAAATGGGTTGGCTGTCGCTTCTTCCCGATTTTCGAACGATTCGCGCGTTTGCGCCGATCTACTTCTTTGGCCGCCGCAATCGCAACGACGACACGTTGATGAACGTCGTAGTCGACGAATTTGCCCGCGATGGAATCGAACTGGCCCCCGCGACCGATTTTTCGCCGGAGTTACTTGTGAAACACGGACTTCTCACCCGCCGAAAACCGTCCGCCGCTGAACTCGCCGACATTCGCTACGGCTGGCAAGTTGCCAAAGAAATGGGCCGCATCGATATCGGGCAAAGCGTGGCGGTGAAAGGTCGCGTGGTGGTGGCTGTCGAAGCAATCGAAGGAACCGACAGCTGCATTCGCCGCGCGGGGCAACTTTGCCCGCAAGGTGGTTTCACCGTGGTGAAAGTGGCCAAGCCTCAGCAAGACATGCGATTCGATGTACCCACGATTGGCAAATTGACCATCGAAACCATGATCGCCGCCGGCGCGAAAGTGCTGGCGATTGAAGCGGGCAAAACCATTCTTCTCGACGAGCCCGAAGTCGCTGCTCTGGCCAACAAACATGGCCTTTCTATCATCAGCCTGCACGACAGCGACGCCCTGCAAGACGCGGCATAA
- a CDS encoding phosphoribosylaminoimidazolesuccinocarboxamide synthase, with protein MSALLSTEISDLPVRRGKVRDVFDLGDCLLMVATDRISAFDWVMPNGIPDKGRVLTQVSNWWFSRLGVENHLLSTEVPADRLPTGTDVAALAGRSVVVRKASIVPIECVVRGYLDGSGWKEYKQTQSVCGVTLPAGLLQGSKLPEPIFTPATKEESGHDQNISFERMCEIVGRETSRELRDRSIAIYKQAADVALERGIVIADTKMEWGRFEGRLILCDEVLTPDSSRFWPADKYQPGGPQPSFDKQFVRDWLETTGWDKNSPPPNLPTEVVTRTREKYIEAFEQLTGQHFPWK; from the coding sequence ATGTCCGCACTGCTCTCGACCGAAATCTCCGACCTGCCTGTTCGCCGTGGCAAAGTGCGGGACGTGTTCGACCTCGGCGATTGTCTGCTGATGGTGGCCACCGATCGCATTTCGGCGTTCGACTGGGTGATGCCCAACGGCATTCCCGATAAGGGACGCGTCCTCACGCAGGTGTCGAACTGGTGGTTCAGCCGACTGGGTGTCGAGAATCATCTGCTCAGCACCGAAGTTCCCGCCGATCGGCTCCCAACTGGCACCGATGTTGCCGCGCTCGCTGGTCGCAGCGTGGTGGTTCGCAAGGCCAGCATCGTTCCGATTGAGTGCGTGGTGCGCGGCTATCTCGATGGAAGTGGCTGGAAAGAATACAAGCAAACGCAATCGGTTTGCGGTGTCACGCTGCCGGCCGGACTCCTACAAGGCTCGAAACTTCCTGAGCCGATTTTCACACCCGCGACGAAAGAAGAGTCGGGGCACGATCAGAACATCAGCTTCGAGCGGATGTGCGAAATCGTGGGACGCGAAACCTCGCGTGAACTGCGCGACCGCTCAATTGCGATCTACAAGCAGGCAGCCGACGTGGCGCTCGAGCGGGGGATTGTCATCGCCGACACCAAAATGGAATGGGGCCGCTTCGAAGGTCGGCTGATCCTGTGCGATGAAGTCCTCACCCCCGACAGCAGTCGCTTTTGGCCCGCTGATAAGTACCAGCCCGGTGGTCCCCAACCCTCGTTCGACAAGCAGTTTGTGCGTGACTGGCTCGAGACCACAGGCTGGGACAAAAACAGCCCACCACCCAACTTGCCGACCGAAGTTGTCACCCGCACCCGCGAAAAATACATCGAAGCCTTCGAACAACTCACCGGCCAGCACTTCCCGTGGAAGTGA
- a CDS encoding endo-1,4-beta-xylanase → MRFFAPQAERISPSAPERAYIAGAEGTPWECRIEYDSGLLTITRDARESGHLYFPWNVLGQGEVVLSTASLMERVEPYHLPVELARGCINRLRNQSHIWQQAGMTLPPKFTKLLKEASTIFARAATGQHDDAAAANWAEQAICLAVEAAELLVQNYTAQVLAIRRGGGNPLSTLVVGRLEKIPTPPLDASFIAAFNMASIGATWKDLEPVAGTRDFTRVDETLVWARERGLRLMVGPLLSLTPQHLPDWLYLWEDEFEELQQFVRQHVEAVVQRYKGKVHLWHVAAGMNCSRSLSLDEEQRLKLTVEAIELVRAIDPRTPVFVSFDQPWGEYIASEDQELTPLNFADTLIRGELGLSGVGIDINFGYWPGGTLLRDPLEISRMLDRWTYLQVPLVISLAIPSSSAPDPTARKPLKPVPGMSAAGISPTWQRQQLEKILPLFACKQSVQAILWNQWSDESQHELPHAGLIDYTGKEKPALDYLKTFRRDTIGN, encoded by the coding sequence ATGCGTTTCTTCGCCCCACAGGCGGAACGAATCTCTCCGAGCGCACCCGAGCGGGCGTATATTGCCGGCGCTGAGGGAACTCCGTGGGAATGCCGCATCGAGTACGACAGCGGACTGCTCACCATCACACGCGACGCCCGTGAATCGGGCCATCTCTATTTCCCTTGGAACGTGCTCGGTCAGGGGGAAGTGGTCCTCTCCACCGCCAGCCTGATGGAACGTGTCGAGCCCTACCATCTGCCGGTGGAACTCGCGCGGGGATGCATCAACCGCCTGCGCAACCAATCGCATATTTGGCAACAAGCGGGCATGACGTTGCCCCCCAAGTTCACCAAGCTTCTGAAAGAGGCCTCGACCATCTTTGCCCGCGCCGCCACAGGACAGCACGACGATGCCGCTGCTGCCAACTGGGCCGAGCAAGCGATCTGTCTCGCCGTCGAGGCGGCTGAACTGCTGGTGCAAAACTACACCGCTCAGGTCCTCGCGATTCGCCGCGGAGGGGGCAATCCACTCTCCACGCTGGTGGTCGGACGCCTCGAAAAAATCCCCACGCCACCGCTCGACGCCAGCTTCATCGCCGCGTTCAACATGGCTTCGATCGGAGCCACCTGGAAAGACCTCGAGCCGGTTGCTGGAACCCGCGACTTCACCCGTGTCGACGAAACCCTCGTCTGGGCGCGCGAACGTGGACTGCGGCTGATGGTGGGACCACTCCTTTCCCTCACGCCGCAACATCTCCCCGACTGGCTCTATCTGTGGGAAGACGAGTTCGAAGAACTACAGCAGTTCGTCCGGCAACATGTCGAAGCGGTGGTGCAGCGCTACAAAGGCAAAGTCCACTTGTGGCATGTCGCCGCTGGTATGAACTGCAGCCGATCCCTTTCGCTCGATGAAGAACAACGACTGAAACTAACGGTCGAAGCCATCGAGCTTGTTCGCGCCATCGACCCACGAACTCCCGTTTTTGTCAGCTTCGATCAACCTTGGGGAGAGTACATCGCCAGCGAAGATCAGGAGCTCACACCGCTGAATTTCGCCGACACTCTGATTCGTGGCGAACTCGGACTTTCAGGGGTCGGCATCGACATCAACTTTGGCTACTGGCCGGGGGGGACGCTGCTGCGTGATCCACTCGAGATCAGCCGCATGCTCGACCGCTGGACCTACCTGCAAGTTCCCCTGGTCATCTCGCTGGCAATCCCCAGCTCGTCGGCTCCCGATCCAACGGCACGCAAGCCGCTAAAGCCTGTTCCGGGGATGAGCGCAGCAGGTATTTCTCCCACTTGGCAGCGACAGCAGCTCGAGAAGATATTGCCCCTTTTCGCCTGCAAGCAGTCGGTGCAAGCCATCCTCTGGAACCAGTGGAGCGACGAGTCGCAGCACGAACTTCCGCACGCCGGTTTGATCGATTACACCGGCAAAGAAAAGCCAGCGCTCGACTACTTAAAAACCTTCCGCCGCGACACGATCGGCAACTAG